In Caloranaerobacter ferrireducens, the sequence CAGCTATTATAAGCATTGAATCTTTTAACTCTCTTTCTACTCCATCTAGAGTTACTATCTTCTCTCCTTCTTTTGCTCTTCTTACTATAACTTTTCTTCCACTAATTTTATCAAGATCAAATGCATGGATAGGCTGACCTAATTCAAGCATAACATAGTTTGTTATATCTACAATATTATTTATCGGTCTAACACCTGCTTCTATAAGCCTTCTCTGGATCCAAGTAGGTGAGCTTTTTAATTTTATATCTTTTACAACTCTAGCATAATATCTTTTACATAAATCCTTATCATTTACTTCAATGCTGCTTACATAGTTAGCTATATCATCTACTTCTTTGTTTATTTTTATTTCTGGATATTTTAACTCTTTTCCCAAAGTAGCTGCTGTTTCCCTAGCCATTCCCACAATACTTAAACAATCTGGGCGGTTAGGTGTTATCTCAAACTCAATTATTTCACCGTATAATTCTAATACTTCTTTTATATCTGAGCCTAAAGGATATTGTTCTGGTAAAATATATATACCATCCTTCAATTCTTTTGGTATTAAGTCTTCGTCTATTCCAAGTTCTTCAGCAGAACATAACATACCATAAGACTCAATTCCTCTAAGCTTTGATTTTTTTATCTTTAATCCATTAGGAAGTTTAGCTCCTACCAATGCAACTGGTACATAATCACCTACTTTAATATTAGTTGCACCAGTCACTATCTGTAATTTCTCTACTCCTACATCTATTGTAGTGATAACTAGTTTATCTGCGTTTGGATGTTTTTCTATATTTAAAATTTTTCCAACTACAACTTTTTCAACACCTTTATCAACACTTTCAATAGAATCTACGTGTGAACCAGACATAGTCAACTTATCAGCTAATTTCTTTGAATCAATATCAATATCAACATATTCTTTCAGCCATTTAACTGGTACTAACATAATCTTTCCTCCCTTAAACTATCTTATATTTAAATAGCGCAATTTCATTAAATACATACTAAAACTGTTCTAAAAATCTCATATCATTTTCAAACAACAATCTAATATTGTTTATTCCATACTTAACCATAGCAATTCTATCTACACCTAAACCGAATGCAAAACCACTATATACTTCAGGGTCAATACCACAATTTTTTAGTACTTTTGGATGAACCATCCCACAACCTAATATCTCCATACTCCATCCAGTACCATTACAAGCTGGACATCCTTTACCTTTGCACTTAAAACATGAAACATCTACTTCTGCACTTGGTTCTGTAAATGGGAAGTAATGAGGTCTAAACCTTACTTTCATATCTTCACCAAATATTTCTCTTACAAACTTATATATTGTATCTTTTAAATTTGCCATTGTTATATTTTTATCTATTACAAGACCTTCAAACTGGTGGAACATTGGTGAATGTGTGTCATCAACATCATCAAATCTAAAAGTTCTACCTGCTGATACTATCCTTAACGGTGGTTTTATTTGTTTCATAACTCTAATTTGTACAGGTGAAGTATGAGTTCTCAAAAGTATATCATCTGTAATGTAAAATGTATCTGAAGGGTCTCTTGATGGATGATTTTCTGGTGAATTTAGTGCATCAAAGTTGTTATATACTGTCTCAACTTCAGGCCCTTGAACAACGCTGAACCCCATATTCATAAACACATTTTCCAATTCTTCCATAACACTTATTAGAGGATGTCTGTGGCCTATTATTTTTTCTCTGCCTGGCATAGATATATCAATTTTTTCAGCAGCTAGTTTTTCTCTCTGCATTTTTTCTTTTAGGTCTAGCTTTAGTTTTTCAATTTCTCCTTCTATCATTTCTCTGACTTCATTAGCTATCTTCCCAATAATAGGTCTTTCTTCTTTACTTAAGTCTTTCATTCCTCTAAGAACTTGTGTTAATTCTCCTTTTTTCCCTAAAAATCTTATTCTTAATTCTTCTAATTTTTCTAAATCTGTAACCTTTTTTATTTCATTTAAAGCACTCTCTTTGATTGCATTAAGTCTTTCCTTCATATTTTCTCTCCTTTCATTATTTACTTGAAATAATCTTAACTAATGCTATAACTAAAAAATATAATCCACTAGTAATTAATGAATTTATTAATATTTCTCTTTTAGTTCTTCTATTTTTTCTAAACCTATTTGTTAAATAAGTTATAGCGAAATATGCTATAAAAAACACAAGAGTACTTACTAAATGTACTAACATAACTAATTCCAACTCCCCTTTATGTTTTTTAAAATAAAAAATAAACCTTCATCCCACAAAGGGACGAAGGTTCTCCGCGGTACCACCCTTATTGCTTGTTAATAACAAGCCTCTCCTTTATATAACGGCATAGCCGGCATAAGTCTACTACTATTTCAACTTAGCAGTTCAGGAGTGAACTTCAGCATCCTCTCACCTAGAAATGCTTCCAGCCAAAGGCATTTCCTCTCTTAAGGCATCAGATACCTACTCTCTCCCTCATCACTATTGTCTATATTTATTTTTATACTGAATTTATTAACAAAATATTTGTTTTTATAAAAAGCTATCTAACAATCATTAGTTATTAGTTATTAGTTTTTAGTCAATAGTCGTTAGTAATTAATCTGTAAATTACTGACTATCGACTATCAACTAATTTTACATTTTACTTTTTCAATTTTACATCTTTGATCTAGCACCAAGTACCTAGATTTCTATTTTATTATATCATGTTATTATTGTACATAACAAGATGGCTAAACTTAAGTATATAGGGCTATTCTTTGCCTGTAAGTTTCATACATTATAACTCCAGATGCTATAGCAGCATTTAAAGATTCTGTCCTTTTCTCTATCGGTATTTTTATTTTATGATCTGATAATTCGATAGCTTCCTTCGAAACTCCAGACGCCTCGTTCCCTATAATCAACGCGAAATCTTGTGTTAAATCTATATCATAACAAAATTGTTCAGCATCTAATGAGGTAGCTATTATTTTTATGCCAATCTCTTTAAATTTTGTTATGACTTTTTCTATGCTATCTTCATATGATACAGGCAAATGAAACAATGAACCCATTGTAGACCTAATAGTCTTAGGATTGAATACATCAACACAACCTCTTGTCAATACAATGCCATTTGCTCCGAAAGCATCTGCTGTTCTGATTATTGTACCTAAATTGCCTGGATCCTGTATTTTATCCAATATTATAATAAAGTTTCCTTCTTTAATAAAAATATCATCTAAATTTACTAAATTAAATTCTATTATAGCTATAATGCCTTGAGGATTCTCTGTATCTGAAACAGTTTTTAATATCTTCTCTGTTATTTTAAACAATCTATATCCTTTTTTATTTATCAAGTTAAACAGTTGTTGCCCTCCAAAAGTATCAAATAGCGACTCTGTATATAAAATCGAATCAATTTTAACATCAGATTTAACAGCCTCTTCTACTGCTCTTACACCTTCTACAAAAAATTTTCTCTGCTTCCATCTATCTTTTTTCTTATGAAGTGCCCTAACGCTTTTAATTAGTGGATTTGACAAACTTGTTATATTAGCTTCCATGAAAACACCTCAACTAGCTCTTCTTCTCTAGTTTTCTTAAGTCCTCATTATTTCCAATTACTATCAACACATCATCTGCATTTATCACATCATCTGCATAAGGAGAAATATTAATCTCTTTGCCGC encodes:
- the pheS gene encoding phenylalanine--tRNA ligase subunit alpha, producing MKERLNAIKESALNEIKKVTDLEKLEELRIRFLGKKGELTQVLRGMKDLSKEERPIIGKIANEVREMIEGEIEKLKLDLKEKMQREKLAAEKIDISMPGREKIIGHRHPLISVMEELENVFMNMGFSVVQGPEVETVYNNFDALNSPENHPSRDPSDTFYITDDILLRTHTSPVQIRVMKQIKPPLRIVSAGRTFRFDDVDDTHSPMFHQFEGLVIDKNITMANLKDTIYKFVREIFGEDMKVRFRPHYFPFTEPSAEVDVSCFKCKGKGCPACNGTGWSMEILGCGMVHPKVLKNCGIDPEVYSGFAFGLGVDRIAMVKYGINNIRLLFENDMRFLEQF
- the rlmB gene encoding 23S rRNA (guanosine(2251)-2'-O)-methyltransferase RlmB, translating into MEANITSLSNPLIKSVRALHKKKDRWKQRKFFVEGVRAVEEAVKSDVKIDSILYTESLFDTFGGQQLFNLINKKGYRLFKITEKILKTVSDTENPQGIIAIIEFNLVNLDDIFIKEGNFIIILDKIQDPGNLGTIIRTADAFGANGIVLTRGCVDVFNPKTIRSTMGSLFHLPVSYEDSIEKVITKFKEIGIKIIATSLDAEQFCYDIDLTQDFALIIGNEASGVSKEAIELSDHKIKIPIEKRTESLNAAIASGVIMYETYRQRIALYT